The genomic DNA GAAGCGGAATTCCCTGAGCACCGCGTCGCCCTCGCGAAGCGGCACGCTCGAGCGAGTGACGGGATTCGCCGGCGCCGCGGGCCAGGCCTCGGCGGATGCCAGCAGGAGGAAGAGCCCGGTCGCGAGCGCCGTCGCGGTGCGCTCCATGATGCGCAGCCTGTCCGGTGAGCGGTTCGAACGCATCGTGCATTCCTCCGGTTGTGCGGCGCAGATTGTTGATGGGGGGAATCGGGCCGCTAAGTCCTTGAAAATTCGATCCGGGTTCTCCCGAGTTCCGGCCCGCGGGAGGCGATCAACATTCTTCGCCACACAACCCATTCCTCCGATCGCGGGGCGGCGAACGTCTGGGCGGGATGAGCGCAAGATACCGCATTTCGAGGACCCCGCCGTCACGATATGCTGCGTGCCCCTGCCCGTGAATCCCTCTGGAGGTTTGCATGCGTGCCCCTTCGTCGCTCCCGCTGGCCGCGATGATCCTCGTTCTCTCGGCGTCGGCCGCCGCTCTCGCCGACGCTCCACCCGCGGACCGTTCCGCGCGCGTCAGCTCCGTGGCGATGGACTCCGCCACGATCGCGGCGCTGCCGCGCGACGAGAAGCTTCCGGCCGGCGAGCTGAATGCCAGGGCGGCGCTCGACGCGTCCCCCCGGCACGGCGAGTGGGTGGACGTGCCGCTCAAGGACGGAGGGCCCTTGCACGCGTGGATCGTCTACCCCGAGCGGCACGACAAGGCGCCGGTGGTGATGATCATCCATGAGATCTTCGGGCTCTCGGACTGGATCCGCGCGGTCGCGGATCAGCTGGCCCGCGAGGGGTTCATCGCCGTGGCGCCGGACCTGGTGAGCGGGTTCGGAGTCGGCGGCGGCGGCACCGAGTCGCTGGCGAGCCGGGACGACGTGGTGAAGGCCATCCGCAGCATCACGCCCGAGATTGCCTCGGCGCGGCTCAACGCCACGTTTGACTGGGCCACGCGTCTACCCTCGGCGAGCGGAAGGGGCGGCTCGATTGGATTCTGCTGGGGAGGCGGATACAGCTTCGCGTTCGCCTGTGCGCGGCCGGACCTCAAGGCGGCGGTGGTCTACTACGGCGTCTCGCCCGACAGCGCGCAGCTGATTCGCCTCAAGGCGCCCGTGCTCGGGCTCTACGGCGGCGACGACATGCGCGTGGACGCCACCATCGATCCGGCGCGCCGCGTGCTGGCATCGTTGCACCGGCACTACGTCGCCCACGTGTTCGACGGCGCCGGACACGGCTTCCTGCGCGCGCAGACGCAGCGCGAGGGGGCGAATCTCCGCGCCACTCAGCAGGCCTGGCCGCTCACCGTCGATTTTCTCCGGAACAATTTGAAGTAGCGGGTTTCGGCAACTCGAGGGTCCTGCTCCGAAGATTGCAGTTGAGTGAGGTTCCAATTCCCCATGGCAGCGCCTGTCGAGCCAGTTACGCCGCGTATTTCAGGGT from Candidatus Sulfotelmatobacter sp. includes the following:
- a CDS encoding dienelactone hydrolase family protein is translated as MRAPSSLPLAAMILVLSASAAALADAPPADRSARVSSVAMDSATIAALPRDEKLPAGELNARAALDASPRHGEWVDVPLKDGGPLHAWIVYPERHDKAPVVMIIHEIFGLSDWIRAVADQLAREGFIAVAPDLVSGFGVGGGGTESLASRDDVVKAIRSITPEIASARLNATFDWATRLPSASGRGGSIGFCWGGGYSFAFACARPDLKAAVVYYGVSPDSAQLIRLKAPVLGLYGGDDMRVDATIDPARRVLASLHRHYVAHVFDGAGHGFLRAQTQREGANLRATQQAWPLTVDFLRNNLK